From the genome of Mesorhizobium japonicum MAFF 303099, one region includes:
- a CDS encoding inorganic phosphate transporter: MVDVVSSEAGIPRPDHPLHSSGSAKWFLPAFGVLVLVGVVYVGYALSQDLAEAKTVPWILLGIALLIALGFEFVNGFHDTANAVATVIYTRSMPAEFAVMWSGAFNFLGVLTSSGAVAFGILSLLPVELILQVGSSSGFAMVFALLVAAILWNLGTWFLGLPASSSHTMVGSIIGVGLANQFMAPAGSATSGVDWSQATNVGITLLVSPIIGFFAAAILLYAMKLLVRNPALYEAPKGNTPPPWWIRGLLIFTCTGVSFAHGSNDGQKGMGLIMLILIGVVPTAFALNRTPDINYLEAYKAASVNVETALGKYVKPGVTVTDAKDAKAAVQDAVRTRTWNDQTTAALQTYIHNTTAGLQPYATVDNVPTDLVSNARNDIYLIGEALKLIDKKKLLPMEAADLKAVTDYHKAVDNATKFIPIWVKVAVALALGLGTMVGWKRIVVTVGEKIGKSHLTYGQGAAAELVAMVTIGMADRLGLPVSTTHVLSSGVAGTMAANGSGLQWSTVRNLLLAWVLTLPCSITLAFVLFIVFRQVF; the protein is encoded by the coding sequence ATGGTGGACGTAGTTTCTAGTGAAGCGGGCATTCCGAGACCGGATCATCCGCTGCACAGTTCGGGTAGCGCGAAGTGGTTCCTGCCGGCCTTCGGCGTGCTGGTGCTCGTCGGCGTCGTTTATGTCGGCTACGCGCTCAGCCAGGATCTGGCCGAGGCCAAGACCGTGCCGTGGATCCTGCTCGGCATCGCCTTGCTCATCGCGCTCGGCTTCGAATTCGTCAACGGCTTCCATGATACGGCCAATGCGGTGGCGACGGTCATCTACACACGCTCCATGCCGGCCGAATTCGCTGTCATGTGGTCGGGTGCCTTCAATTTCCTCGGGGTTCTCACTTCCAGCGGCGCGGTCGCTTTCGGTATCCTGTCGCTGCTGCCGGTCGAGCTGATCCTGCAGGTCGGCTCGTCCTCCGGCTTTGCCATGGTGTTCGCGCTGCTCGTCGCCGCCATCCTGTGGAACCTCGGCACCTGGTTCCTCGGCCTGCCGGCGTCGAGCTCACACACGATGGTCGGCTCGATCATCGGCGTCGGCCTCGCCAACCAGTTCATGGCGCCTGCCGGCAGTGCCACCAGCGGTGTCGACTGGTCGCAGGCAACCAATGTCGGCATCACCTTGCTGGTGTCGCCGATCATCGGCTTCTTCGCCGCGGCGATCTTGCTCTATGCGATGAAGCTGCTCGTCCGCAATCCGGCCCTCTACGAAGCACCGAAAGGCAACACGCCGCCGCCATGGTGGATCCGTGGGCTGCTGATCTTCACCTGCACCGGCGTCAGCTTCGCGCACGGCTCCAACGATGGGCAGAAAGGCATGGGCCTGATCATGCTGATCCTGATCGGTGTCGTGCCGACGGCCTTCGCGCTGAACCGGACGCCCGACATCAACTATCTCGAGGCCTACAAGGCGGCTTCGGTCAACGTCGAGACCGCGCTGGGCAAATATGTCAAGCCGGGAGTCACCGTCACCGATGCCAAGGATGCCAAGGCAGCCGTGCAGGATGCCGTGCGCACCCGGACCTGGAACGACCAGACGACGGCCGCGCTGCAGACCTATATCCACAATACGACAGCGGGCCTGCAGCCCTATGCCACTGTCGACAACGTGCCGACCGATCTAGTCAGCAACGCCCGCAACGACATCTACCTGATCGGCGAGGCACTCAAGCTGATCGACAAGAAGAAGTTGCTGCCGATGGAGGCTGCCGATCTCAAGGCGGTCACCGACTATCATAAGGCCGTCGACAACGCGACGAAGTTCATCCCGATCTGGGTTAAGGTCGCGGTGGCGCTGGCGCTTGGCCTCGGCACCATGGTCGGCTGGAAACGCATCGTCGTCACGGTCGGCGAGAAGATCGGCAAGAGCCATCTGACCTATGGCCAGGGTGCCGCCGCCGAACTCGTCGCCATGGTGACCATCGGCATGGCCGACCGGCTCGGCCTGCCGGTGTCGACCACCCATGTGCTGTCGTCCGGCGTCGCCGGAACGATGGCCGCCAATGGCTCGGGCCTGCAATGGTCGACGGTGCGCAACCTGCTGCTGGCCTGGGTGTTGACCCTGCCGTGCTCGATCACGCTCGCCTTCGTGCTGTTCATCGTTTTCCGCCAGGTGTTCTGA
- a CDS encoding ROK family transcriptional regulator: MDDISPIRAKSGTNQEGTSAHNRRVMIEALRLNGALSRADLARATQLTKQAVSNIIEDLESDGLVVALDAVRKGRGQPSTPYRLVPEGAFAIGLHIDRHLTRAVAVDLMGSVLARAEANLPFDEPSKGVEIILKLIAGVRRDLADISAQSEKRLVGLGVAMPGPFGLKDSDDKWMMPAWQKFPLLETLAKGTGLNVGLQNDAAACATAERIVGAAHGVDHAVCLYVGYGIGAGLILNGELYSGGHGNAGEIGMALLAPAGPGSTPLEHRASLASLYQHLALNPADSDIYEQMNALVLAEDTKMMAWIDGAAHDLRWSVHLIETIFDPQTVILTSGAPEALARRLVEAMHPLLPSIADRPGRNLPRLQLGTTDPWSIALGAAAAPISRAFDPLFSAILKTRSSGA; the protein is encoded by the coding sequence GTGGACGACATCAGCCCGATCCGCGCCAAAAGCGGCACCAACCAGGAAGGCACCAGCGCACATAATCGCCGGGTCATGATCGAGGCGCTGCGCCTCAATGGCGCCCTGTCGCGAGCCGACCTGGCGCGGGCGACGCAGCTCACCAAGCAGGCGGTCTCCAACATCATCGAGGACCTCGAAAGCGACGGCCTGGTCGTCGCGCTCGATGCAGTGCGCAAGGGCAGGGGGCAGCCGTCGACCCCCTACAGGCTGGTGCCCGAGGGCGCCTTCGCCATCGGCCTGCATATCGACCGCCATCTGACGCGCGCTGTGGCCGTCGACCTGATGGGCAGCGTGCTGGCGCGGGCCGAGGCGAACCTGCCTTTCGATGAGCCGTCGAAGGGCGTCGAGATCATCCTGAAGCTGATTGCAGGTGTGCGCCGTGACCTGGCCGACATTTCGGCGCAGTCGGAAAAACGCCTGGTTGGTCTCGGCGTTGCCATGCCCGGTCCTTTCGGACTGAAGGATTCGGACGACAAATGGATGATGCCGGCCTGGCAGAAATTTCCGCTGCTGGAGACGCTGGCCAAAGGCACGGGGCTGAATGTCGGCCTGCAGAACGATGCCGCCGCCTGCGCCACCGCCGAACGTATCGTCGGCGCGGCGCATGGCGTCGACCACGCTGTCTGCCTCTATGTCGGCTACGGCATCGGCGCCGGGCTGATCCTCAATGGCGAACTCTACAGCGGCGGCCATGGCAATGCCGGCGAAATCGGCATGGCGCTGCTGGCGCCGGCCGGCCCGGGCTCGACGCCGCTCGAGCATCGCGCTTCGCTGGCTTCGCTCTACCAGCATCTCGCCCTCAACCCGGCGGACAGCGATATCTACGAGCAGATGAACGCCCTGGTGCTGGCCGAAGATACGAAGATGATGGCCTGGATCGACGGGGCCGCGCATGATCTGCGCTGGAGCGTGCATCTCATCGAGACGATCTTCGATCCGCAGACCGTGATCCTGACCAGCGGCGCGCCGGAAGCGCTGGCGCGCCGGCTCGTCGAGGCGATGCACCCGCTGCTGCCGTCGATCGCCGACCGGCCAGGAAGGAACCTGCCGCGCCTGCAACTCGGCACCACCGACCCCTGGTCGATCGCGCTGGGCGCTGCCGCGGCACCGATCAGCCGCGCCTTCGATCCGCTGTTCTCGGCGATCCTGAAGACGCGATCCAGCGGCGCCTGA
- a CDS encoding extracellular solute-binding protein, with translation MLRTITKTLVGAVFAGGLLVPHAFAETTLNALFMAQAAYSEADVRAMTDAFTKANPDVKVNLEFVPYEGLHDKTVLAQGSGGGYDVVLFDVIWPAEYATNKVLVDVSSKITDDMKKGVLPGAWTTVQYDGKYYGMPWILDTKYLFYNKDILEKAGIKTPPKTWEELGAQAKIIQDKGLLKTPIAWSWSQAEAAICDYTTLVSAYGGDFLKDGKPDFQNGGGLSALKYMVDSYKSGLTNPNSKEFLEEDVRKVFENGDAAFALNWTYMYNMANDPKDSKVAGKVGVVPAPGVTGISEVSAVNGSMGLGVTAVSKHPDEAWKYIEYMTSQATQNQYAKLSLPIWASSYDDPAVTKGQEELIAAAKLGLAAMYPRPTTPKYQELSTALQQAIQESLLGQSSPEDALKTAAQNSGL, from the coding sequence ATGCTTAGGACAATCACCAAAACACTGGTCGGCGCGGTCTTCGCCGGAGGACTGCTAGTCCCGCACGCTTTTGCCGAAACGACGCTCAATGCGCTGTTCATGGCGCAGGCCGCCTACAGCGAGGCCGATGTGCGCGCCATGACGGACGCCTTCACCAAGGCCAATCCGGACGTCAAGGTCAATCTCGAATTCGTTCCCTATGAAGGCCTGCACGACAAGACGGTGCTCGCCCAGGGTTCGGGCGGCGGCTACGACGTCGTGTTGTTCGACGTCATCTGGCCGGCCGAATACGCCACCAACAAGGTGCTGGTCGACGTCTCGTCGAAGATCACCGACGATATGAAGAAAGGCGTGCTGCCCGGCGCCTGGACCACGGTGCAGTATGACGGCAAATACTATGGCATGCCGTGGATTCTCGACACCAAATATCTGTTCTACAACAAGGACATCCTGGAAAAGGCCGGTATCAAGACGCCGCCGAAGACCTGGGAAGAGCTTGGCGCGCAGGCCAAGATCATCCAGGACAAGGGCCTGCTGAAGACACCGATCGCCTGGAGCTGGTCGCAGGCCGAAGCCGCGATCTGCGACTATACCACGCTGGTCAGCGCCTATGGCGGCGACTTCCTCAAGGACGGCAAGCCGGACTTCCAGAATGGCGGCGGCCTCTCGGCGCTGAAATACATGGTCGACAGCTACAAGTCCGGCCTCACCAACCCGAATTCCAAGGAATTCCTGGAAGAGGACGTGCGCAAGGTCTTCGAAAACGGCGACGCCGCCTTCGCGCTGAACTGGACCTACATGTATAACATGGCCAACGATCCGAAGGACTCGAAGGTGGCCGGCAAGGTCGGCGTCGTGCCGGCGCCGGGCGTCACCGGCATCAGCGAGGTGTCGGCCGTCAACGGCTCGATGGGCCTTGGCGTCACCGCGGTCTCGAAGCATCCGGACGAAGCCTGGAAATACATCGAATACATGACTTCGCAGGCGACGCAGAACCAGTATGCCAAGCTGTCGCTGCCGATCTGGGCCTCGTCCTATGACGACCCGGCCGTCACCAAGGGCCAGGAAGAACTGATCGCCGCCGCCAAGCTCGGCCTCGCCGCCATGTATCCGCGTCCGACCACACCGAAATACCAGGAACTGTCGACCGCGCTGCAGCAGGCCATCCAGGAATCGCTGCTCGGCCAATCCTCGCCGGAAGACGCCCTGAAGACCGCCGCACAAAACAGCGGCCTCTGA